In the genome of Pongo pygmaeus isolate AG05252 chromosome 9, NHGRI_mPonPyg2-v2.0_pri, whole genome shotgun sequence, one region contains:
- the MCAM gene encoding cell surface glycoprotein MUC18 isoform X1, producing the protein MGLPRLVCALLLAACCCCPRVAGVPGEAEQPAPELVEVEVGSTALLKCGLSQSQGDLSHVDWFSVHKEKRTLIFRVRQGQGQSERGEYEQRLSLQDRGATLALTQVTPHDERIFLCQGKRPRSQEYRIQLRVYKAPEEPNIQVNALGIPVNSKEPEEVATCVGRNGYPIPQVIWYKNGRPLKEEKNRVHIQSSQTVESSGLYTLQSILKAQLVKEDKDAQFYCELNYRLPSGNHMKESREVTVPVFYPTEKVWLEVEPVGMLKEGDRVEIRCLADGNPPPHFSISKQNPSTREAEEETTNDNGVLVLEPARKEHSGLYECQGLDLDTMISLPSEPQELLVNYVSDVRVSPAAPERQEGSSLTLTCEAESSQDLEFQWLREETGQVLERGPVLQLHDLKREAGGGYRCVASVPSISGLNRTQLVNVAIFGPPWMAFKERKVWVKENMVLNLSCEASGHPRPTISWNVNGTASEHHQDPQRVLSTLNVLVTPELLETGVECTASNDLGKNTSVLFLELVNLTTLTPDSNTTTGLSTSTASPHTRANSTSTERKLPEPESQGVVIVAVIVCILVLAVLGAVLYFLYKKGKLPCGRSGKQEITLPPSRKSEFVVEVKSDKLPEEMGLLQGSSSDKRAPGDQGEKYIDLRH; encoded by the exons ATGgggcttcccaggctggtctgcgcCCTCTTGCTCGCCGCCTGCTGCTGCTGTCCTCGCGTCGCGG GTGTGCCCGGAGAGGCTGAGCAGCCTGCGCCTGAGCtggtggaggttgaagtgggcaGCACAGCCCTTCTGAAGTGCGGCCTCTCCCAGTCCCAAGGCGACCTCAGCCATGTCGACTGGTTTTCT GTCCACAAGGAGAAGCGGACGCTCATCTTCCGTGTGcggcagggccagggccagagcGAACGTGGGGAGTACGAGCAGCGGCTCAGCCTCCAGGACAGAGGGGCTACTCTGGCCCTGACTCAAGTCACCCCCCACGACGAGCGCATCTTCTTGTGCCAGGGCAAGCGCCCTCGGTCCCAGGAGTACCGCATCCAGCTCCGCGTCTACA AAGCTCCGGAGGAGCCAAACATCCAGGTCAACGCCCTGGGCATCCCTGTGAACAGTAAGGAGCCTGAGGAG GTCGCTACCTGTGTAGGGAGGAACGGGTACCCCATTCCTCAAGTCATCTGGTACAAGAATGGCCGGCCTCTGAAGGAGGAGAAGAACC GGGTCCACATTCAGTCGTCCCAGACTGTGGAGTCGAGTGGTTTGTACACCTTGCAGAGTATTCTGAAGGCACAGCTGGTTAaagaagacaaagatgcccaGTTTTACTGTGAGCTCAACTACCGGCTGCCCAGTGGGAACCACATGAAGGAGTCCAGGGAAGTCACCGTCCCTGTTTTCT ACCCGACAGAAAAAGTGTGGTTGGAAGTGGAGCCCGTGGGAATGCTGAAGGAAGGGGACCGCGTGGAAATCAGGTGTTTGGCTGATGGCAACCCTCCACCACACTTCAGCATCAGCAAGCAG AACCCCAgcaccagggaggcagaggaagagacAACCAACGACAACGGGGTCCTGGTGCTGGAGCCTGCCCGGAAGGAACACAGTGGGCTCTATGAATGTCAGGGCCTGGACTTGGACACCATGATATCGCTGCCGAGTGAACCACAGGAACTACTGGTGAACT ATGTGTCTGACGTCCGAGTGAGTCCCGCAGCCCCTGAGAGACAGGAAGGCAGCAGCCTCACCCTGACCTGTGAGGCAGAGAGTAGCCAGGACCTCGAGTTCCAGTGGCTGAGAGAAGAG ACAGGCCAGGTGCTGGAAAGGGGGCCTGTGCTCCAGTTGCATGACCTGAAACGGGAGGCAGGAGGCGGCTATCGCTGCGTGGCGTCTGTGCCCAGCATATCCGGCCTGAACCGCACACAGCTGGTCAACGTGGCCATTTTTG GCCCCCCTTGGATGGCATTCAAGGAGAGGAAGGTGTGGGTGAAAGAGAATATGGTGTTGAATCTGTCTTGTGAAGCGTCAGGGCACCCCCGGCCCACCATCTCCTGGAACGTCAACGGCACG GCAAGTGAACACCACCAAGATCCACAGCGAGTCCTGAGCACCCTGAATGTCCTCGTGACCCCAGAGCTGTTGGAGACAGGTGTTGAATGCACGGCCTCCAACGACCTGGGCAAAAACACCAGCGTCCTCTTCCTGGAGCTGG tCAATTTAACCACCCTCACACCAGACTCCAACACAACCACTGGCCTCAGCACTTCCACTGCCAGTCCTCATACCAGAGCCAACAGCACCTCCACAG AGAGAAAGCTGCCAGAGCCGGAGAGCCAGGGCGTGGTCATCGTGGCTGTGATTGTGTGCATCCTGGTCCTGGCGGTGCTGGGCGCTGTCCTCTATTTCCTCTATAAGAAGGGCAAGCTGCCGTGCGGGCGCTCAGGGAAGCAGGAGAT cacGCTGCCCCCGTCTCGTAAGAGTGAATTTGTAGTTGAAGTTAAGTCAGATAAGCTCCCAGAAGAGATGGGCCTCCTGCAGGGCAGCAGCAGTGACAAGAGGGCTCCGGGAGACCAG GGAGAGAAATACATCGATCTGAGGCATTAG
- the MCAM gene encoding cell surface glycoprotein MUC18 isoform X3, protein MGLPRLVCALLLAACCCCPRVAGVPGEAEQPAPELVEVEVGSTALLKCGLSQSQGDLSHVDWFSVHKEKRTLIFRVRQGQGQSERGEYEQRLSLQDRGATLALTQVTPHDERIFLCQGKRPRSQEYRIQLRVYKAPEEPNIQVNALGIPVNSKEPEEVATCVGRNGYPIPQVIWYKNGRPLKEEKNRVHIQSSQTVESSGLYTLQSILKAQLVKEDKDAQFYCELNYRLPSGNHMKESREVTVPVFYPTEKVWLEVEPVGMLKEGDRVEIRCLADGNPPPHFSISKQNPSTREAEEETTNDNGVLVLEPARKEHSGLYECQGLDLDTMISLPSEPQELLVNYVSDVRVSPAAPERQEGSSLTLTCEAESSQDLEFQWLREETGQVLERGPVLQLHDLKREAGGGYRCVASVPSISGLNRTQLVNVAIFGPPWMAFKERKVWVKENMVLNLSCEASGHPRPTISWNVNGTASEHHQDPQRVLSTLNVLVTPELLETGVECTASNDLGKNTSVLFLELVNLTTLTPDSNTTTGLSTSTASPHTRANSTSTERKLPEPESQGVVIVAVIVCILVLAVLGAVLYFLYKKGKLPCGRSGKQEMERNTSI, encoded by the exons ATGgggcttcccaggctggtctgcgcCCTCTTGCTCGCCGCCTGCTGCTGCTGTCCTCGCGTCGCGG GTGTGCCCGGAGAGGCTGAGCAGCCTGCGCCTGAGCtggtggaggttgaagtgggcaGCACAGCCCTTCTGAAGTGCGGCCTCTCCCAGTCCCAAGGCGACCTCAGCCATGTCGACTGGTTTTCT GTCCACAAGGAGAAGCGGACGCTCATCTTCCGTGTGcggcagggccagggccagagcGAACGTGGGGAGTACGAGCAGCGGCTCAGCCTCCAGGACAGAGGGGCTACTCTGGCCCTGACTCAAGTCACCCCCCACGACGAGCGCATCTTCTTGTGCCAGGGCAAGCGCCCTCGGTCCCAGGAGTACCGCATCCAGCTCCGCGTCTACA AAGCTCCGGAGGAGCCAAACATCCAGGTCAACGCCCTGGGCATCCCTGTGAACAGTAAGGAGCCTGAGGAG GTCGCTACCTGTGTAGGGAGGAACGGGTACCCCATTCCTCAAGTCATCTGGTACAAGAATGGCCGGCCTCTGAAGGAGGAGAAGAACC GGGTCCACATTCAGTCGTCCCAGACTGTGGAGTCGAGTGGTTTGTACACCTTGCAGAGTATTCTGAAGGCACAGCTGGTTAaagaagacaaagatgcccaGTTTTACTGTGAGCTCAACTACCGGCTGCCCAGTGGGAACCACATGAAGGAGTCCAGGGAAGTCACCGTCCCTGTTTTCT ACCCGACAGAAAAAGTGTGGTTGGAAGTGGAGCCCGTGGGAATGCTGAAGGAAGGGGACCGCGTGGAAATCAGGTGTTTGGCTGATGGCAACCCTCCACCACACTTCAGCATCAGCAAGCAG AACCCCAgcaccagggaggcagaggaagagacAACCAACGACAACGGGGTCCTGGTGCTGGAGCCTGCCCGGAAGGAACACAGTGGGCTCTATGAATGTCAGGGCCTGGACTTGGACACCATGATATCGCTGCCGAGTGAACCACAGGAACTACTGGTGAACT ATGTGTCTGACGTCCGAGTGAGTCCCGCAGCCCCTGAGAGACAGGAAGGCAGCAGCCTCACCCTGACCTGTGAGGCAGAGAGTAGCCAGGACCTCGAGTTCCAGTGGCTGAGAGAAGAG ACAGGCCAGGTGCTGGAAAGGGGGCCTGTGCTCCAGTTGCATGACCTGAAACGGGAGGCAGGAGGCGGCTATCGCTGCGTGGCGTCTGTGCCCAGCATATCCGGCCTGAACCGCACACAGCTGGTCAACGTGGCCATTTTTG GCCCCCCTTGGATGGCATTCAAGGAGAGGAAGGTGTGGGTGAAAGAGAATATGGTGTTGAATCTGTCTTGTGAAGCGTCAGGGCACCCCCGGCCCACCATCTCCTGGAACGTCAACGGCACG GCAAGTGAACACCACCAAGATCCACAGCGAGTCCTGAGCACCCTGAATGTCCTCGTGACCCCAGAGCTGTTGGAGACAGGTGTTGAATGCACGGCCTCCAACGACCTGGGCAAAAACACCAGCGTCCTCTTCCTGGAGCTGG tCAATTTAACCACCCTCACACCAGACTCCAACACAACCACTGGCCTCAGCACTTCCACTGCCAGTCCTCATACCAGAGCCAACAGCACCTCCACAG AGAGAAAGCTGCCAGAGCCGGAGAGCCAGGGCGTGGTCATCGTGGCTGTGATTGTGTGCATCCTGGTCCTGGCGGTGCTGGGCGCTGTCCTCTATTTCCTCTATAAGAAGGGCAAGCTGCCGTGCGGGCGCTCAGGGAAGCAGGAGAT GGAGAGAAATACATCGATCTGA
- the MCAM gene encoding cell surface glycoprotein MUC18 isoform X2, with the protein MGLPRLVCALLLAACCCCPRVAGVPGEAEQPAPELVEVEVGSTALLKCGLSQSQGDLSHVDWFSVHKEKRTLIFRVRQGQGQSERGEYEQRLSLQDRGATLALTQVTPHDERIFLCQGKRPRSQEYRIQLRVYKAPEEPNIQVNALGIPVNSKEPEEVATCVGRNGYPIPQVIWYKNGRPLKEEKNRVHIQSSQTVESSGLYTLQSILKAQLVKEDKDAQFYCELNYRLPSGNHMKESREVTVPVFYPTEKVWLEVEPVGMLKEGDRVEIRCLADGNPPPHFSISKQNPSTREAEEETTNDNGVLVLEPARKEHSGLYECQGLDLDTMISLPSEPQELLVNYVSDVRVSPAAPERQEGSSLTLTCEAESSQDLEFQWLREETGQVLERGPVLQLHDLKREAGGGYRCVASVPSISGLNRTQLVNVAIFGPPWMAFKERKVWVKENMVLNLSCEASGHPRPTISWNVNGTASEHHQDPQRVLSTLNVLVTPELLETGVECTASNDLGKNTSVLFLELVNLTTLTPDSNTTTGLSTSTASPHTRANSTSTERKLPEPESQGVVIVAVIVCILVLAVLGAVLYFLYKKGKLPCGRSGKQEITLPPSRKSEFVVEVKSDKLPEEMGLLQGSSSDKRAPGDQGAGPILPS; encoded by the exons ATGgggcttcccaggctggtctgcgcCCTCTTGCTCGCCGCCTGCTGCTGCTGTCCTCGCGTCGCGG GTGTGCCCGGAGAGGCTGAGCAGCCTGCGCCTGAGCtggtggaggttgaagtgggcaGCACAGCCCTTCTGAAGTGCGGCCTCTCCCAGTCCCAAGGCGACCTCAGCCATGTCGACTGGTTTTCT GTCCACAAGGAGAAGCGGACGCTCATCTTCCGTGTGcggcagggccagggccagagcGAACGTGGGGAGTACGAGCAGCGGCTCAGCCTCCAGGACAGAGGGGCTACTCTGGCCCTGACTCAAGTCACCCCCCACGACGAGCGCATCTTCTTGTGCCAGGGCAAGCGCCCTCGGTCCCAGGAGTACCGCATCCAGCTCCGCGTCTACA AAGCTCCGGAGGAGCCAAACATCCAGGTCAACGCCCTGGGCATCCCTGTGAACAGTAAGGAGCCTGAGGAG GTCGCTACCTGTGTAGGGAGGAACGGGTACCCCATTCCTCAAGTCATCTGGTACAAGAATGGCCGGCCTCTGAAGGAGGAGAAGAACC GGGTCCACATTCAGTCGTCCCAGACTGTGGAGTCGAGTGGTTTGTACACCTTGCAGAGTATTCTGAAGGCACAGCTGGTTAaagaagacaaagatgcccaGTTTTACTGTGAGCTCAACTACCGGCTGCCCAGTGGGAACCACATGAAGGAGTCCAGGGAAGTCACCGTCCCTGTTTTCT ACCCGACAGAAAAAGTGTGGTTGGAAGTGGAGCCCGTGGGAATGCTGAAGGAAGGGGACCGCGTGGAAATCAGGTGTTTGGCTGATGGCAACCCTCCACCACACTTCAGCATCAGCAAGCAG AACCCCAgcaccagggaggcagaggaagagacAACCAACGACAACGGGGTCCTGGTGCTGGAGCCTGCCCGGAAGGAACACAGTGGGCTCTATGAATGTCAGGGCCTGGACTTGGACACCATGATATCGCTGCCGAGTGAACCACAGGAACTACTGGTGAACT ATGTGTCTGACGTCCGAGTGAGTCCCGCAGCCCCTGAGAGACAGGAAGGCAGCAGCCTCACCCTGACCTGTGAGGCAGAGAGTAGCCAGGACCTCGAGTTCCAGTGGCTGAGAGAAGAG ACAGGCCAGGTGCTGGAAAGGGGGCCTGTGCTCCAGTTGCATGACCTGAAACGGGAGGCAGGAGGCGGCTATCGCTGCGTGGCGTCTGTGCCCAGCATATCCGGCCTGAACCGCACACAGCTGGTCAACGTGGCCATTTTTG GCCCCCCTTGGATGGCATTCAAGGAGAGGAAGGTGTGGGTGAAAGAGAATATGGTGTTGAATCTGTCTTGTGAAGCGTCAGGGCACCCCCGGCCCACCATCTCCTGGAACGTCAACGGCACG GCAAGTGAACACCACCAAGATCCACAGCGAGTCCTGAGCACCCTGAATGTCCTCGTGACCCCAGAGCTGTTGGAGACAGGTGTTGAATGCACGGCCTCCAACGACCTGGGCAAAAACACCAGCGTCCTCTTCCTGGAGCTGG tCAATTTAACCACCCTCACACCAGACTCCAACACAACCACTGGCCTCAGCACTTCCACTGCCAGTCCTCATACCAGAGCCAACAGCACCTCCACAG AGAGAAAGCTGCCAGAGCCGGAGAGCCAGGGCGTGGTCATCGTGGCTGTGATTGTGTGCATCCTGGTCCTGGCGGTGCTGGGCGCTGTCCTCTATTTCCTCTATAAGAAGGGCAAGCTGCCGTGCGGGCGCTCAGGGAAGCAGGAGAT cacGCTGCCCCCGTCTCGTAAGAGTGAATTTGTAGTTGAAGTTAAGTCAGATAAGCTCCCAGAAGAGATGGGCCTCCTGCAGGGCAGCAGCAGTGACAAGAGGGCTCCGGGAGACCAG GGAGCAGGCCCCATCTTGCCTTCTTAA